Genomic segment of Streptomyces zhihengii:
AGGGAGGAGGTGGCGCGCAGCTCCCAGTACGGAAGGGTCTCAGGGGTGAGGTCGACGACGGCCTGCGGCACCAGGCGGTTGTCGGCCATCGCGCGCAGGTACTCGCGGCGGGAGTGGATGTTGCACTCGAAGTGGGCGTTGATCTGGGAGACCCACTTCGACGGCTGGCCGTACCGCGGGTTCCAGCAGCCGGTGATGGTCACGTAGCGCCCGCCGACGCCCAGGATCCGGGAGTGCTCGGCAAAGAGGTCGTGCAGATCGACGTACATGCTGGACTCGTTGTTCCACGAGCCGGCCGCCTGCCCGGTCTCGAAGGGCATGTCCAGCATGTTGCACACCCGGGAGTGGACCCGGTCCTCGATGCCGAGCTCATGGGCGCGACGGTTGCCGAAGTCGGCCTGCTTGGCGGAGAGGGTGAGGCCCTCGACGGAGCAGCCGAAGCGCTGATGGGCCATCACCATCGAGCCGCCCCGCCCGCAGCCGGCGTCCACCAGCAGGTCGTCGCGCCCGATGAGGCCGAGGTGGTCCAGGAGCACCTCGGCCTGGGCCGACTCCAGTCGGTGCAGCTCGGCGACCAGCCGCTTGTCGTACGCGGCGTCGCCGGAGTCGCCGAGGGCGGCGTGGTCGACGTCCCCGATGCCGTAGTGGTGGTGGTAGAGCCCGTCCACGTCACCGAGGCGCAGGTTCACGGGCCTGGCCTCCTGGTCCCAGTACCGGGCGATGTCGCCCTGGTAGGGCGATGCCGGGGCGGGGACGAAGGCGGAGGTGCCGTTGGCGGTGGTGAGTTCGGTGGTCACAGACAGATCCATTTCTTACGGGAGGTGCTTACCAGAAATCGGGCAGGCTGTATCGGTAGGTGTTGGTGCGGTGCCAGTAGTGGTTGCCGTCGACCCACACGGCCACTCCCCGCAGGAAGCGCAGCACGGTCGGCACGGGGCAGACGGCGGCGAGCGCGGCGGACTCGGCCTCGAAGGCGTGCATGAGGTCGTTGTGGACCTCGACCGCCTTCAGATAGGCGTCCCGCTCGGAGAGTCCCTCGCGGTCGGCGAGCACCACGGGCAGGTTGAGGTGCCGGCCGGGCGAGGCCAGCTCCTTGGTGTACGAGTAGAGGTCGTTGACGATGGTGGTGGCGTTCCCCGCCAGCGCGATGACCCGTTGCATGGCCGGCTGCGCGTGCAGGTCCGCCGGCAGTTCGTAGCCCCCGACGGTGTCGGTGATGGTGGGGCACGGCCGGAAGTTGTTGAACTGCCGCATGGCCAGGTACTCCCACACCTCCGGGGTGTGGTCGGTCTGCGCCCAGG
This window contains:
- a CDS encoding geranyl diphosphate 2-C-methyltransferase, giving the protein MDLSVTTELTTANGTSAFVPAPASPYQGDIARYWDQEARPVNLRLGDVDGLYHHHYGIGDVDHAALGDSGDAAYDKRLVAELHRLESAQAEVLLDHLGLIGRDDLLVDAGCGRGGSMVMAHQRFGCSVEGLTLSAKQADFGNRRAHELGIEDRVHSRVCNMLDMPFETGQAAGSWNNESSMYVDLHDLFAEHSRILGVGGRYVTITGCWNPRYGQPSKWVSQINAHFECNIHSRREYLRAMADNRLVPQAVVDLTPETLPYWELRATSSLVTGIEEAFINSYKDGSFQYVLIAADRV